The Polaribacter sp. KT25b genome contains the following window.
TGCAGCTGCGTAAATTTTGGTTAAAATCCCAATCGTATCAATTATAAAAACTTGATATTCTGATAAATTTTTATCAGATTTATCAGAAAATAAAACAGTTTTTTTGTTGATAGATTTCTGTAATTCTAAAATTGCTTCTTGCTTAATATTATGAGGCGCAATAATAAATTTTTCGTCTTCGGATGCATTATTATTGATGTAATTTACCAACAATTCCTCTCCTTCTTGCCATGTACTTCCTGCAACAACTGTGTATTTATGATCTTTAAACTGATTGATAAAATCTAGCGAATTGTCTTGTTCTAATATTTTAGAAACTCTATCAAAACGTGTGTCGCCAGCAATTGTAACATTATTAAAACTAATGGAATTTAATAACTCTTTTGATATTTGATTTTGCACAAAAAAATGATTGAAAGCTTGTAAAGATTTTCGCATAAAGCCGCCATAAAACTTAAAGAAAATTTGATTTTTTCTTAAAATTCCTGACACTAAAATTGTTGGGATTTCTTTCTTTTTTAATTCGTTTAAAAAGTTTGGCCAGAATTCATATTTTATAAAAATGGCAAACTTTGGATTTACAGTTTCAATAAACTTTCTTGCATTTGTTCTACTGTCTAAAGGCATGTAACAAACAACATCTGCTAAATTATAATTTTTACGAATCTCATATCCAGAAGGCGAAAAAAAAGTAACTAAAATCTTATATTGTTTATAGTCTTTTTTTAATTCTTCTATAATTGGCCTTGCTTGTTCAAATTCGCCTAAAGATGCAGCATGAATCCAAATAGTTTCTTCATTTTTTAATGCACTTATTTTAGAAAAAGTTTCTTTTCTTCCATCAACAAAAAGCTTTAATTTTTTACTAAAAAAAGCTAGTATTGAAAGTAGCATCGTTGCTTTAAAAACAAGTATGTTGTACAAAAAATTCATAGGGGTAAAAATACAAAATAGAAGTTAGTTAAGTACTCAAAATTACAAGCATAAAAAAAGTTACTCTAAAAAAGAGTAACTTATTAAAAAACATATATGTCCCCCAACGCAATATTTCTGTATAAATATAGATATAAATATTAGTGTAGAGTTTAAAAATGTTCTAAACCTTATGTTATTTGTTCTGAAATTCACTCTAAATTAACTTAATGAATTTTATTAATTCTTCTTTGTATGTTTTACCTATTGGAATTTCTGAATTATTAATAATTACTGAAGCAGTTTTAACTTCGGATATATACTTTACATTTACAACAAAACTTCTTTGAATTCTTACAAACCTAGCATCTAAACTTGAAAGAATATCATTTAAACTTCTTCTTACTAAAAACTGCTGAGTATTCTTTAAATGTAATTCAACATAAACGTGATCACTTTTTAAATACAAAATATCATCAAAATAAATTTTTAGAAAAGAACCTTTGTTTTTAATAAAAAATGCATCCTTTATTACATGACTATCATCAGCTTCATCTTCCTTATTTTTATGAATAATTGAATAATTTGAAAGCGCAATTTCAATAGAAGTATATAATTCTTCTTTAGAAAAAGGTTTTATTAAATATGCAGGTGGCATAACCTCTTTAGCCTGATTTAGAGTTAAAGAATCTGCATTTGAAGTTAGAAAAATAAAAGGAAAATGATAACTTTCTCTTATTTTTTTAGCAATATCTATTCCTGTTTTTTTACCTGATAATTGAATATCTAAAATAGCAATATCTGGCTTTTCTTCTTCAATTCTTCCAATTGCTTCTGTATAACTTATTGCTGGTTCTAAAGCTTGATAACCTAATTCTTCTAATGCATCGCAGATGTTATCTGCAATAATCATTTCATCTTCTACTACTAAAATTTTTACTTTGTCCATCAAAAAAAATGTTAATCAACCAATTGTCTTGCATGTAAATCTTTAAATATAATTTCAAATCGAGCTCCTTTTTCATTTGTTAAACTTAAAGTACCATGTAATTGTTTTACCAATCTATTTACCAAACGCAAACCTAAACTTTTTGCTTTTTTTACATCAAAATTACTATACAAACCAGGCCCATTATCTTCTATAATTAGTTTAAAATTGTTATCAATTTCTTTATTTATAGAGATTGATAATGTATTCTCTTTTCCTTGTTTAAAAGCGTATTTATAAGAATTAGTAATTATCTCGTTAATTATTAAACCTAAAGGAATTGCTGTATCTATATCAAAACTCATATCTTTTGATGTAATTGATGTGTCTATTTTATTATCTGATTTAAAAAGTGATGAAAGTTCTTTTACAAGTAATTGTATGTATTCATCAAAATCGACTAAACCGCTTTCATTTTGATATAATTTCTGATGGATTAAAGCCATAGATTTTACTCTATTTTTACCTTCATTTGCTAATTCTAAAGCTTTTTCATCTTCAATACCTTTGCTTTGCAATTCTAATAAACTCGATACAATTTGAAAATTATTTTTTACTCTATGATGCACTTCTTTAACTAACAATTCTTTCTCTTTTAAAGACTTGTTAATCAATTTATTTTTTTCACTTAATTCTTTAGATTGTTTTCTTATTTTTCTTATCGTAAAAAGAGAAATCAACAAAAAAACACCGATTAAAGCTGCAATTACTATAAATATTTTTGTTCTCTCTTTTTCACTTTCAATTTCAACTTCTTTTTCTTTAACAGCAGCTTCTGTTTTATAATTAGACAGAGTTTCTGATAATTCTTTAGAATAAATATTTTTTATTAAAAATATTTCATGTTTTTTATACCTAATACTTTCCTCATAAAAACCATGAGCAACAAGCGCATCTGCACTAGCGGCAATTAATTTAGTAAATTCATGCTGATTTAAATCTTTACCTAATTCGGTAAACTTTTCTGTAAGCTCAAATACATTTTTAACTTCAAACTTATTTAAAATCGCTCTTTTTTCAGTTGAATTCTCATCGAGTTTTGCAATAAACTTAACATAAAACTCATAAGAATTGGCCCTTGAGTTTTCATTATCATAAATCTCATCTAATAAATCCCTTATTCTTAGATGATTACCACCTTTATAAATATAAGCATCTACTAAATGTTCTAATATTGCATGATGAAATGCTGTTTGTTCTGGTAACTTTTTTTCTAACTCTAAACTTTGTTCGCTAACATCAATATATTCTTGTAGTTTATCTTCTTGAACTAAGAAATCTGTTAAGTAGTATAAAAAAATTATTTCAAGTTTAATATCCTTTAATTTTCTGGCAGCTTCAATACTTTTTAAACATAACTCTTTTCCTTTTAAGTCTTGCTTAATATTATACATTATAATAGGATGACTAGTAATTTGAGTTTTTAATGCCAAAACTTGATCATCTGCATCATCAAATTTATTTACATAGGCTTCTAATTTTTCTTGTTCAACATTAGCAGCCTCTAGCGTAACCTCATCTCTTAAATTACTTATTTGACTCCATTTTATATAAACATAATCAGAATTTATATTTTTATAATTATTTGGTTCTTTTATAAACTCATTTATAAAAGAATGAATAGAAAAATAATTAAGAGGTTTTCTTCTACTTACTGATTTTAAAAACCTATCATATTCTGAATAAGAGAGTTCTTCTCTATTTTTAATTCTAGTTAAAATTGAAGTGTAATCGTTATTTTCTAGTTGACGTAAAAAAATAGATGCAGAATCTAATTTTTTATCTAAAATATAACCTTCTACTTTCTTAATAAACTCTTTTTGAGATATTTGATTTTCTTGAGCTGTAAAACTCAATAAAAAAATAAAATAGAATAATAATGTAAACAGTGTACTTCTCATATATATATTGGGGATAAATGAGAAATATACCATAAAATCATATCAAAAAAAAACGCTCAAACAATTAATTGTTTGAGCGTTTTATAATAATTTTAAAAGTCTTAGCTTCTTAAACTTCAAAAGGAGTTATAGATACATAAGATCTATTATCTTTTTTCTTTCTA
Protein-coding sequences here:
- a CDS encoding 3-deoxy-D-manno-octulosonic acid transferase encodes the protein MNFLYNILVFKATMLLSILAFFSKKLKLFVDGRKETFSKISALKNEETIWIHAASLGEFEQARPIIEELKKDYKQYKILVTFFSPSGYEIRKNYNLADVVCYMPLDSRTNARKFIETVNPKFAIFIKYEFWPNFLNELKKKEIPTILVSGILRKNQIFFKFYGGFMRKSLQAFNHFFVQNQISKELLNSISFNNVTIAGDTRFDRVSKILEQDNSLDFINQFKDHKYTVVAGSTWQEGEELLVNYINNNASEDEKFIIAPHNIKQEAILELQKSINKKTVLFSDKSDKNLSEYQVFIIDTIGILTKIYAAADIAYVGGGLNTGLHNILEPATFGIPVIIGNKYDKFKEALDLVKIGGCISIKNQEEFTNNLIHLKKDGNFRKLTGVINKRYIKDNLGATKLVMNYLKDKL
- a CDS encoding LytTR family DNA-binding domain-containing protein, producing MDKVKILVVEDEMIIADNICDALEELGYQALEPAISYTEAIGRIEEEKPDIAILDIQLSGKKTGIDIAKKIRESYHFPFIFLTSNADSLTLNQAKEVMPPAYLIKPFSKEELYTSIEIALSNYSIIHKNKEDEADDSHVIKDAFFIKNKGSFLKIYFDDILYLKSDHVYVELHLKNTQQFLVRRSLNDILSSLDARFVRIQRSFVVNVKYISEVKTASVIINNSEIPIGKTYKEELIKFIKLI
- a CDS encoding sensor histidine kinase translates to MRSTLFTLLFYFIFLLSFTAQENQISQKEFIKKVEGYILDKKLDSASIFLRQLENNDYTSILTRIKNREELSYSEYDRFLKSVSRRKPLNYFSIHSFINEFIKEPNNYKNINSDYVYIKWSQISNLRDEVTLEAANVEQEKLEAYVNKFDDADDQVLALKTQITSHPIIMYNIKQDLKGKELCLKSIEAARKLKDIKLEIIFLYYLTDFLVQEDKLQEYIDVSEQSLELEKKLPEQTAFHHAILEHLVDAYIYKGGNHLRIRDLLDEIYDNENSRANSYEFYVKFIAKLDENSTEKRAILNKFEVKNVFELTEKFTELGKDLNQHEFTKLIAASADALVAHGFYEESIRYKKHEIFLIKNIYSKELSETLSNYKTEAAVKEKEVEIESEKERTKIFIVIAALIGVFLLISLFTIRKIRKQSKELSEKNKLINKSLKEKELLVKEVHHRVKNNFQIVSSLLELQSKGIEDEKALELANEGKNRVKSMALIHQKLYQNESGLVDFDEYIQLLVKELSSLFKSDNKIDTSITSKDMSFDIDTAIPLGLIINEIITNSYKYAFKQGKENTLSISINKEIDNNFKLIIEDNGPGLYSNFDVKKAKSLGLRLVNRLVKQLHGTLSLTNEKGARFEIIFKDLHARQLVD